One Candidatus Peregrinibacteria bacterium DNA segment encodes these proteins:
- a CDS encoding type II toxin-antitoxin system RelE/ParE family toxin produces the protein MTYNVIYVREVKNVDIPKLSSPVRDKIKKAIEQKLMSSPEQFAKPLRRSLKGYRKLRVGNFRVVFRIEGKTVKIFAIRHRSDVYIEAGKRLA, from the coding sequence ATGACGTACAATGTTATATATGTGAGAGAGGTCAAAAATGTTGATATCCCAAAATTATCATCACCAGTTCGAGATAAAATTAAAAAAGCAATTGAGCAAAAACTCATGTCATCTCCCGAGCAGTTTGCAAAACCACTCCGGCGCTCACTCAAAGGCTACAGGAAGTTAAGGGTTGGAAATTTCAGAGTCGTTTTTAGAATAGAAGGTAAAACAGTCAAAATCTTCGCGATCCGCCACCGCTCAGATGTTTATATAGAAGCGGGAAAAAGACTCGCTTAG
- a CDS encoding PIN domain-containing protein, protein MIFADTSFLIGYLIEEDPHHEKALEIAATIEDDLLVTHDVLKEFVTVVTYKSSSEVAFALFTAVKSSYFIQVMNEVEGHFEETMAIFDLLGHHKFSYTDCSLIAIAQMLEGEVLTFDKRLEKALE, encoded by the coding sequence ATGATATTTGCAGATACATCTTTTTTGATAGGCTACTTGATCGAGGAAGATCCTCATCATGAGAAGGCTCTTGAAATTGCCGCAACAATTGAGGATGATTTGCTTGTCACACATGATGTTTTAAAAGAGTTCGTTACCGTAGTTACTTACAAATCCTCAAGTGAAGTAGCCTTCGCGCTTTTTACAGCTGTTAAATCTAGCTACTTTATACAGGTGATGAATGAAGTTGAAGGGCACTTTGAAGAAACCATGGCAATCTTCGATCTACTTGGCCATCATAAATTTTCTTATACCGATTGTTCGCTAATTGCAATCGCCCAAATGCTCGAAGGCGAGGTACTTACTTTTGATAAGAGATTGGAAAAGGCGCTGGAGTAA